Part of the Leptotrichia massiliensis genome, TTTTGGATTAGAGCCAAATATAGAAATTATAAACTGTGATTATTTATATTATTTTTGCTATTTTTATGATTTTGAACGACTAAATAAAGCTGTTACAATTCCTAGCTTAACAAAAAAAGATTTATTAAAAATTGATATACCGATACCGCCACTTGTACTTCAAGAAAAGTTTGTTTTGATTCATAAGTCAATAAATAAATTAAAGTTTCGTTTATTTTCATCGATTATTTTAGGCAAAAATTTGTTTAAAAACTTGACATTATTGATATTTTTGGATAATATAAGATTAGTTTTAGAATTAGATAAGAGAAATAAAAATAAAAAATTAAATATGGGAGTGAAAAAGGATGTCTAACTTTGAATATTTGAGAAAAGATAGAAGTTATAGAGTATTTGCGGATGTTTGTATTGAAGCAGAAAAGTTGATGAATGTTTCTTATACAGCGTCAGTTACATTTGCTAGAAAAGCATTGGAGTTAGCTGTAAAATGGGTGTATAAGAATGATCAATATTTAAGATACAATTATCAGGATACACTAGCAATTATGTTAAATAGCAGAAAATTTAAAGAGATAATTCCTTATAATATGCCAGGTTTACTTTCATATATACAAAAATTAGGAAATAAAGCTGTTCATTCCCAAATAGTTGTAGAAAGAGAAGAAGCAATTTTGAGTTTGAGAAATTTATTTTCGTTTACTTCGTGGATTGATTATTCGTATTCAAGACACTATTCAGATGTAAAATTTGACGAGTCGATACTTGGTGAAATAAATAATATTGTCAAAGTTCAAGATGAAAAAAATAAATTAACTAAAATGCTTGATGAAATGGATAAAAAACTTGAAAAATTAACAAATGAAAATGAGACGTTGAAAAAAGAGAACGAAGAAAAACGTAAGATTTATCAAAGAGAAAAAGAATTTCAAGTAGATAAAATATCTGAAGCTGAAACAAGAAAGAGATATATTGATTTGATATTGGAAAGTGAAGGTTGGGTTATAGGAGATAACTGTTTGACAGAAGTTGAAATTTCAAATATCTCTACTCCAAGTGGAAAAGGGAAAGCTGATTATGTTTTGTATGGGGACAATGGAAAGCCTTTGGCTGTAATAGAAGCAAAGAAAATAGATATTGATCCTAGGATAGCAAAAAATCAAGCAAAAGAATATGCAGATGCACTTGAAAAACAATATGGCACAAGACCTGTAATATTTTTTACAAATGGTTTGGATTATTATATTTGGGATGATACCGATTATGCTGAAAGGAAAGTTTCGAGCATATATAGTAAAAAAGATTTAGAAAAATTGATATTTAAAAGAAAAAATAAAACTAGACTAAAAAATCTAGCTATAAAAGATGTTATTACAAATAGAGCTTATCAAAAGGAAGCAATTATAAGAGTAACGGAGGCTTTGGAAAGCGGGCGTAGAAAAATGCTGCTTGTAATGGCGACTGGAAGTGGGAAAACTAGAACAGCGGCTTCTATTGTAGATGTGCTAACAAGACACAACTGGGTAAAAAATATCTTATTTCTTGCAGATAGAACGGCATTAGTAAAACAGGCAAGGGACAGTTTTAAGGAATATCTTCCAAATTTGTCTTTGTGCAATTTATTAGATAATAAAGATGATGTAAATAGCAGAATGATTTTTTCCACTTATCCGACAATGATGAATGCCATTGACGAAGCAAAAGATAAAAAAGGAAATAGAATTTTTACAAGTGGACATTTTGACTTGATAATAGTTGATGAAAGCCATAGAAGTATTTATAAAAAGTATCAGGCGATATTTGATTATTTTGATGCAAATTTATTGGGGTTGACAGCGACGCCAAAAAGTGAAATAGATAAAAATACATATAAAATATTTGAATTGGAAGATGATAATCCGACATTTGCGTATGAATTAGAAGAGGCAATAAAACAGGGGTATTTGGTTCATTATGGAAAACCACTGGATGTTGGATTGAAAATTGTAAGAGATGGATTGAAATATAGTGAACTGAGTGAAGAGGAAAAGGAAGAATTTGAAGAAACATTTGATGGAGAAGAAAAAGAAGAGATTTCAAGTGAGGAAGTAAATACAACATTATTTAACCAAGATACTGTGGATCTTGTTATCAAAACCTTGATGAATAATGGACTAAAAGTCGAAGGTGGTGATAAACTTGGGAAAACGATAATCTTTGCAGTAAATCAAAAACATGCAAATTTTATTGTGGAAAGATTTAATAAATTGTATCCTGAATATAGAGGAAAGTTTGCAGAAGCAATTTATCATAATATAAAATTTGTAGATAATATAATTGCTCAATTTAAAGATAAAAATTCTCATCCTCAAATAGCAGTATCTGTTGATATGCTTGATACAGGGATTGATGTTCCTGAAATACTTAATTTGGTATTTTTCAAGAAAATACGATCGAAGGCTAAATTTTGGCAAATGATAGGTAGAGGAACAAGACTTTGTAAAGATTTGTTTGGGCCTGGAATAGATAAGGAAAGATTTTTAATTTTTGATTGTTATAAGAATTTTGAGTTTTTTGAAGTAAATGGGGATGGAAAAGAGGTAAAAAATTCTAAATCAGTTTCAGAAAATATATTTGGAGCTAAAATAGAGATAATAAAATCATTGCAACATTTAAAATACCAAGAAAAACCTTTTATTGAATATAGAGATAAATTAATAAGTGAAGTGATATTGGATATTTTAGGAATAAATGAAAATCGTTTTGATGTGCGAATGAAAGGTGCGATTGTAGATAAATATAAAAAATTGGATAAATATGAGGCACTTGATGAAAAAGATGTGAAGGAAATTAAAGATGTAGTTGCTCCTTTGGTAATTTATGAGGAAAGTGATGAGTTAGCTAAAAGATTTGATTATTTAATATACACAATTGAAAATGCATATTTACAAAATAAATCTTTTTTAAAGGCAAAAAATAAAGTTAAAGAAACAGCAGAAAGTCTTAGTGAACTAGGGACATTACCAAAAGTATTGGAAAAAAGGCAACTTATAATGGATATTCAAAAAGATGAATTTTGGAATAATATAAATATATTTCAGCTTGAAGAAATACGAAATGAACTTAGAGAATTAATAAGATTACTAGATAAACCAGCAACAAAAATTTATTATACAGATTTTAAAGACGAAATAGTAGATTATAGTGAGCACGAGTCAGCGGGTGAATTTAAAATTATAAATCAACTTGTAAATTATAATAAACGTGTCGAACGATATTTAGAAGATTTTAAAAATAATGATGTTATTAAAAGACTAAAAAATAATCATCCATTATCATTAAATGATATAAAATATTTGGAAAAAGTTTTATGGGATGAATTGGGAACAAAAGAAGAGTATACAAAAACTTATGGTAAAATTCCGTTACTGAAAATGATTTCTAAAATTATAGGAATGGATAGAGATGCTGTTGAAAAAGAATTTTCTGAATTTTTAAGTGATGAAAACCTAAATTCAAATCAAATAAATTTTGTTAGACATATTGTGGATTATATTGCTCAAAATGGAAGTATTGATAAAGAAAAATTACAAGAATTTTCGATTGTAAATAAATTTGGTGGAGTAGGGGAACTGTTTAAAAACAAAACTGACGTTTTGATAGAAATTATAGGTGCAGTTGAAAAAGTAAATGGCAGATTTGAGTATATATCACAGGAAAGTGGATTTAATAGTAATTAAAACGAAAACAGAATAAAAAAACAAAATAAAAGCTATATATTTTTTCTATTTTTATTAGAGAAAGTGTATAGTTTTTTATTTTAATAAAATATGTTATAATTTTAAAACTAATACTAAATCCAGTTTAAAAATAGGAATAAATTTTTATAGTAGGGTTGTTTGATAGTTAATTCATAATCATTCAACTAAATTGTTTTTTATTATTTTTTAGATATTTTGATTAATAAATATTTTTTTCTTTTTTATTTTCGTAGGATTGCTCATTGCCGCAAAACCTTATCTTGCAGTAAAGGTTTATCCTGATAATTAAAATTGTGGCAAGATTGCTACGCAATAACCTATGGCTAGTCTACGACATTTTTCTGCACTGACAAAAAGCTCGCTATGCTCAGACAGTTTTGCCAGCACAGAAAAATGCTTCGACGGGTTATTTATACTAGAATCTGGTTGAAAAATGAAAATTATATTTTAATTATTTAAAAATATTAGATTTATACACTTTATTAGAAAAGTTTGTAATAATTTCCTCATTTAAATGGGGTTTAGTATAAAAATTAAACGAAAAGGATGATAAATATGAATAAAAAATTTAATTACAAGCCATTAATTGAATATACAGATTATGCTGGGAGAAAATATATTAAACCTGAAAAAGCTGCGGATTTGAAGGAAGATATGGAGCTTTTTAGGAAAAATGGACAGGCTGCACGAAAGATTTTTACTGAAATAGTTAAATCTGTTGAGGAAAATATGGAGGGATTTCATTTGCAGAAAGTTAGCAGCTGGATGAATCAGGCACAAATTGCCAGACCTTATCTTTGGGTGTTTTTGAAACAGGATGGAGATACTGAAAATGAGTCGGGGATTGCACTTCGAGTATTTAAAAATGAGAAAACTAAAAAAGTGGGAATCTCATTAGAAGTGAGTTTTGTTGAACGTAAAATTGGGGAAAATACTCTTGAAAGACAGAATAAGGTTTTAGAATTACCTATTAAAAATCCACTTTATTATTTTGTGCAATTTTCAAAAAGTAAGGAAAACTGTATGCTGGATAGAATTGAAGGAAGTGAGAAAAATAGGAAAAAGTTAATTGAAGATATGAAAGAAGGGAACATCAGAAAAGTGCTTGTCAAATTTGATGTTGAAGAAATTGAAAAATTTGAAAATCTTGAAGATTTGACAAAGGAATTTTTAAAAGGTTTTAAATTGCTGATGCCATTTTATTTGAAAACTAAGGAAATTTAGGAGGTAATGATTTTGGATTTTGCAGAAGCATTTAAAATACTGGAAATAGAGCCGACGATTGATAAAAAGAAAATAAAAGTTGCTTATTCCAAGATGTTGAAAGAATATCATCCTGAAGATTTTCCTGAGATGTTTATGAAAATTAATGAGGCTTATGAAAAAGCTTTGGGATATGCAGAAAATAATTTTTCTGAAAATTTGTATGAAAATACTCAAAATTTTAGAAAAACGGAAAAAATGAAAGAGAGTGATTTTTCGGATATTTTTGATTCA contains:
- a CDS encoding restriction endonuclease subunit S — encoded protein: MFGDPIKNDKGWEVKKWEEVLKIINGKNQKKVENESGKYDIFGSGGKMGKADDWLVKENSVLIGRKGSINKPIIVKEKIWNVDTVFGLEPNIEIINCDYLYYFCYFYDFERLNKAVTIPSLTKKDLLKIDIPIPPLVLQEKFVLIHKSINKLKFRLFSSIILGKNLFKNLTLLIFLDNIRLVLELDKRNKNKKLNMGVKKDV
- a CDS encoding DEAD/DEAH box helicase family protein, which translates into the protein MSNFEYLRKDRSYRVFADVCIEAEKLMNVSYTASVTFARKALELAVKWVYKNDQYLRYNYQDTLAIMLNSRKFKEIIPYNMPGLLSYIQKLGNKAVHSQIVVEREEAILSLRNLFSFTSWIDYSYSRHYSDVKFDESILGEINNIVKVQDEKNKLTKMLDEMDKKLEKLTNENETLKKENEEKRKIYQREKEFQVDKISEAETRKRYIDLILESEGWVIGDNCLTEVEISNISTPSGKGKADYVLYGDNGKPLAVIEAKKIDIDPRIAKNQAKEYADALEKQYGTRPVIFFTNGLDYYIWDDTDYAERKVSSIYSKKDLEKLIFKRKNKTRLKNLAIKDVITNRAYQKEAIIRVTEALESGRRKMLLVMATGSGKTRTAASIVDVLTRHNWVKNILFLADRTALVKQARDSFKEYLPNLSLCNLLDNKDDVNSRMIFSTYPTMMNAIDEAKDKKGNRIFTSGHFDLIIVDESHRSIYKKYQAIFDYFDANLLGLTATPKSEIDKNTYKIFELEDDNPTFAYELEEAIKQGYLVHYGKPLDVGLKIVRDGLKYSELSEEEKEEFEETFDGEEKEEISSEEVNTTLFNQDTVDLVIKTLMNNGLKVEGGDKLGKTIIFAVNQKHANFIVERFNKLYPEYRGKFAEAIYHNIKFVDNIIAQFKDKNSHPQIAVSVDMLDTGIDVPEILNLVFFKKIRSKAKFWQMIGRGTRLCKDLFGPGIDKERFLIFDCYKNFEFFEVNGDGKEVKNSKSVSENIFGAKIEIIKSLQHLKYQEKPFIEYRDKLISEVILDILGINENRFDVRMKGAIVDKYKKLDKYEALDEKDVKEIKDVVAPLVIYEESDELAKRFDYLIYTIENAYLQNKSFLKAKNKVKETAESLSELGTLPKVLEKRQLIMDIQKDEFWNNINIFQLEEIRNELRELIRLLDKPATKIYYTDFKDEIVDYSEHESAGEFKIINQLVNYNKRVERYLEDFKNNDVIKRLKNNHPLSLNDIKYLEKVLWDELGTKEEYTKTYGKIPLLKMISKIIGMDRDAVEKEFSEFLSDENLNSNQINFVRHIVDYIAQNGSIDKEKLQEFSIVNKFGGVGELFKNKTDVLIEIIGAVEKVNGRFEYISQESGFNSN
- a CDS encoding sakacin A production response regulator gives rise to the protein MNKKFNYKPLIEYTDYAGRKYIKPEKAADLKEDMELFRKNGQAARKIFTEIVKSVEENMEGFHLQKVSSWMNQAQIARPYLWVFLKQDGDTENESGIALRVFKNEKTKKVGISLEVSFVERKIGENTLERQNKVLELPIKNPLYYFVQFSKSKENCMLDRIEGSEKNRKKLIEDMKEGNIRKVLVKFDVEEIEKFENLEDLTKEFLKGFKLLMPFYLKTKEI